The Paenibacillus sp. RUD330 genome has a segment encoding these proteins:
- a CDS encoding response regulator transcription factor — translation MATILIVEDDRVLNQGLAYALGGSGHEAVSAYSYEEGLAAFHSYRPDLILLDVHLPDRAGTELCERIRQQSDTPVIFLTADDTEADMVLGFKLGADDYMAKPFSMAVLHERVKAVLRRRGGEEGGGQPIVCKELTVHLAKRKVFKRGEELKLSAGEFKLLEALLQNRSRVMTREAILERLWDLDGSFVDENTLSVNIKRLRNKIEDDPKHPVYVKTVFGIGYTWGD, via the coding sequence ATGGCGACCATTCTGATCGTAGAGGACGACCGCGTGCTCAATCAAGGCCTTGCCTACGCGCTTGGCGGCAGCGGGCATGAAGCGGTTTCGGCATACTCTTACGAGGAGGGCCTGGCTGCCTTCCACAGCTATCGGCCGGATCTGATCCTGCTGGATGTCCATCTTCCCGACCGGGCGGGTACGGAGCTATGCGAGCGCATCCGGCAGCAATCGGACACGCCGGTCATTTTCCTTACGGCCGACGATACGGAAGCGGACATGGTGCTGGGCTTCAAGCTCGGGGCCGACGACTACATGGCCAAGCCGTTCAGCATGGCGGTGCTGCATGAGCGGGTGAAGGCCGTGCTCCGGAGGCGCGGGGGAGAAGAGGGGGGCGGCCAGCCTATCGTCTGCAAGGAGCTGACCGTACACCTCGCCAAGCGGAAAGTATTCAAGCGGGGAGAGGAGCTGAAGCTCTCGGCAGGCGAATTCAAGCTGCTGGAGGCGCTTCTGCAGAACCGCAGCCGGGTGATGACCCGCGAGGCGATTTTGGAAAGGCTGTGGGATCTGGACGGCAGCTTTGTGGACGAGAATACTTTGAGCGTCAATATCAAGCGGCTGCGCAACAAGATCGAGGACGATCCGAAGCATCCGGTCTATGTAAAGACGGTCTTCGGCATCGGCTACACTTGGGGGGATTGA